AGATGGAGAAGGACTTAGATTTCGACCCGCTCTTCTGGCGTCATGCCGGATTGATCCACCGGGCTCTCCGCGCCTTCCAGCCGGACGTCATTCACATCACCGGACCAAGCGAGCTCGGCATCTTCGGTGCCTACTTCGCCTGGAAGCTCGGCATCCCGCTCGCCGCCTCCTGGCATACCAACGTCCACGAGTACGCCGCACGTCGCCTCGCCTGGCTTACCGCGCACCTCGGCCACGATGCCGGGGGAAACCTGGATCGCGGCATCGAACATGGCGCTCTCAGCGCCACACTGTGGTTCTACAGCCTCGCAAAGGTCCTCTTCGCCCCCAACGGCGAACTATGCGAGATGCTCGAAACCGCCACGCACCGCCCCTGCCACCTTATGCAGCGCGGCGTCGATACCCAGCTCTTCTCCCCCGTCCACCGCACCCGGCCCGTCGACGAAAGACCAAGCGCCCCATTCACCCTCGGGTTCGTCGGCCGCCTCTCGGTCGAAAAGAACGTCGCTCTCCTCCCCCGGATCGCCCGCAAGCTAGCAGCCACCAGCCCCCGCCCGATTCGCTTCCTCATCGTCGGCCAGGGAGCCGAGCAGGAGGCCCTCGCACGGGAGCTCCCCGGGGCCAAGTTCGCCGGAGTCCTCCGCGGCCACGCCCTCGCCGAGGCCTACGCCAACATGGATCTCCTCGTCTTCCCGTCCCACACCGACACCTTCGGCAACGTCGTTCTCGAAGCCCTCGCCTCCGGCGTCCCTGCCATCGTCACCCCCGACGGCGGCCCCAAGTACATCATTCAGGAGGGCAAAACCGGCCACATCGTGGCTGATGAACAGTTCTCCGGGGCGATCGAAGGCCTCATCGAGAACCCGATCCGCTTGGCTCGGATGCGCCTCGCCTCCCGCGCGTACGCCCAGACATGCACGTGGGACGCTGTCTTCGACCGCATCTACGAGGCGTACAAGACTCTCCCGGCACCCATTTCCGCCGACCACTCGTGATGGGCCTATCTCATTTGTATTGAAGACTTTAGGGAAACCGATCCCTTTATTTTCAATACTTTAGCAGACGCAGAGGCTCGAAGTCAGAAGCTAAAGCTTTTATTTTGAATACTTTGCGACTTTTACCCAGAGTGGGGAGTACCCTTGCTTCAGCGAATCTCCCCCACAAAAACCCCGTCCGCCTCCAAATCAATATCTTCAACCGTAGCCGGATGCGGCTGCTCCGGTTGCGACCGCAGCAGCGTCCGCAAATAACTCTTTCGCACGCCAACTGTCTTTAGCTCGTCGCCTACCGCAACCTTCGTCGCATGTCCCGAGAGATTGCATGCCACAAGCACCGGCGCACTCAACCCTTTCGCCCGCACCACCCAAACCAGCACATCCTGGCTGTCCTGGTTCAGGTACGTCGCCTGCCCGTCTCTTAAGGACACGTTCGCATGATGCATCTCCGTCAGCGCCCGGTACCACTCGATCATGGCCTTATCCCGCGCCTCGGCCGTCTGATCCTCGTGCGCCGCGTACTCGCTCGCCGGAATCCACAGCCGCATCTCCTCCGCCGAGAACTCCCTCTTCACTGGCGCGACAACTTCGGCACCCTTGCTGGCAAACGGCTCGGCCGCCACCATCGCCGCATCTCCCTCCAACAGCAGCAGCGCCGCCATCACCTTGGCCGTCTCAGCGCGGGTATCGGCAGCTACGAGCAGAGGCAAACGCCCCGCAAGCCCGCCGTCCGCACCAGCCAACTGCTGCCTCACGGCGGCAGTCTGCCCCGCCTGCAACGCCGCATCTACCCGCCGAACCACGAGTTGGGAATCCGGCCCATCCACCCCGTCCGCGATTAAGACGCGTGTTCCCAGAGATCCCGACACTACCGCCCGCAGCCGCTTAACCACCCCCGGAACATCACTTCCCGCCGGAGCCCCATCCCCCCGCACCGCAAACCCCGCCACTCCCCGCGTCAGCCAGAACCGCATCCGTGCCGTCAGATCCTGCTCACCCGCCCCGGAAAAAGCCCCCGCCACTGGCATCTCCAGCACGAGCCGCATCTTCCTGCGCCCGATCTCTTCGATCACCGCGTCAGCATCCTCAACCGATCCGTAAGCGGCATCAACCGGCGAAGGCCCAGCCGTCCCAAGCGCTCCGAGAACAACCGCGTCACACCCCGCCCCCTCCAGCGCTTCAAGCCGAGCCGCGACGGTCTTCAGCGTCACCGCCGTCCCACCCGCAGGCCGCAACCCCACCCGGCAAAACACCCCCCGAGACCACCACGTCTGCGCCGACATTCCCGACCCAGCCCAATTCTTATGTGCCAGCGTCTGCGTTCGTCCGAAACCAGCTGAAGCAAGGAGGAGGAATCCAACACCCCAAGCCGCCAGGCGTGCAGGAAAGCTCAGCAAGCCGCAGCCTCATTCGGGTTCTGAAACGTGTCCGTGTTATCGGCGTCGCTCCCATCTATGCAGGCAAAGTCTTTCTCGAGGATCAGTTCAAGGCTAGTCGAAGCGTCGAGCGCCAGGCTGTCGTAGATCCCGACCTCGCTCTCATCGGTCCAACGCATCACACTCGCCGTCGGGACCACTACCGCGACGTTCCCCGGAGCATACCGGACCGCGATCTTTCTGGCGCCACGCTCATGCTCGAGCGAATAGGTAAACGACTCACCCGCCACGGGTGTGAACTGCACCGTATCCTCAATGCGCCCGCTCTCGACCAGCCGATCCATCTCCGACCGCGAGATGCGCAAACGCAACGAATTTCCTTTGATCCGCAACTTCATCGTGACTCCTGCTCTTCCTGAACACCCAAAATGCGCTCCGCCCCGTGATAGACGTTCAGATGATGCCCACGTAGAAATCCCACAAGCGTAATGTCGAACTGCCGCGCCACCTGCACCGCGAGGCTCGACGGAGCGCCGACCGCCGCAACCGCCGGTATACCGGCCATCAATGCCTTCTGCATCAGCTCAAAGCTAGCCCGTCCCGACAGCAGCAGAAGCCTGTCCCGCAGCGGCGTCCGGTCTGCCAGGAACTCGAAGCCAAGCAGCTTATCCACTGCATTGTGCCGCCCGACGTCCTCACGCACGAGGTGTAGTTCACCCGCCGCATCGAACAGCCCGGCACCATGAATACCGCCCGTCTTATCGAAGACGCTCTGCGCCTCACGCAGTTTGTCCGGCAGTCCATAGAGAACACTGGCGGCGATGCGGAACCGATTCCCGACGCGTGGAGGACAGACCGTCTGCAGCGCAAGCAGCGAAGCCTTCCCGCACACTCCGCAGCTTGACGTCGTATAGAAGTTCCTCTGCAGATTCGCCAGGCTCACCTCAACGCCGGCAGCCAACTCCACACGGACGATGTTGTTCAGTGGCTGATAGGCCAGCGCCGAATCCTGTCGCGCTTCGCTGACTGAGTCGGCATACGGAGTCGCATACCAGACCCGGTCGATATCATCGGCGTCCCGCACCACCCCTTCCGTCATCAGGAAGCCCGCCGCCAATTCGAAGTCATAGCCAGGCGTTCGCATCGTTACCGAGATCGACTTGACCTGCCGGGCGTCGGCTGGCCCATAGGCAAGCTGAATTTCCAGCGGCTCCTCCGCCGCCAGCAGATCACGCACGTCATGCCCGCTGCTGCCCACAAGCTGCGTGATCGTCGTCTCCACCAGCGAGCGCGTCCCGGACACCCTTCCAACCGGCTCTTCTCCAACAATCGTGCTATTAGCAAGGCTACTCATACGCATTCTGATTCCGCCTCTACAGAATACGATGCGCCGGCAGGTTACTCTCGGGCGGTTTGCGGCCCTCGCCGCGCATGGTAGATTTCCTCATGGAATCAAGGGAGTCAGGTGGTTTGCAGCGAAAGGTGGACGAGCACCACATGGCCGCGCTCATCCGCTTCACCGCACGCACCCTCGACACTCCATCTCCCGTACCCTTCGGCGCCCTGATCGTCGACACCGCCACAGGCAAGCCGCTCATTCGTGCCGTCAACGCCGTCCGCGCCGAAAATGACCCAAGCAGCCACGCCGAGGTTCGCACCGTCCGCAAGGCCTGCCGCAAGATCAAGTCGCCCTCGCTCAAGGGCTACACCATGTACACCACGTGCGAGCCCTGCCCCATGTGCATGGCGAACGCCCTCTGGGCCGGACTCGACCGCGTCGTCTACGCCGCCACCATCGAAGACGCGAGCCAACACTGCCGCCAGATTTACATCCCATCGCGCGAAGTCGTCCGCCGCAGCGACATGTCCTGCGAGATAGACGGCCCCATTCTCCGCGACGAGGCCTACGCGCTCTTCACCCACCCCAACATGCTCGCAGCCTTCGCCACTTGGAACCCAAAAGACGGGAACTCAAAGTCCGCATGACCGAAGCCGATCACGCCGCTGTAGCCGCCGCTCTTGCTGGAACAGACGCGCCCGACCGCGTCATCACCAATCCCCAGACCGTCCAGCGCCTCTCGCGGGATTTCTACTGGTATTCTCCCATCCTCAAGGCCCTGCTCGATGACAAGGTGGCCGAGGTCGTCGTCCAGCCCATCTCAACCGACGAGATCCTCCGCGTCCTCGCCACCTGCTACGGGCGCCGCATCCCCGTCACTCCGCGCGGAGCCGGCACCGGCAACTACGGCCAGGCCATCCCCCTCAAGGGCGGAGTCGTCCTCGACCTCTCCCGCATGGATACCATCGAATCCATCACCTCCGAGGGTGTAGCCATCGTGGGCCCCGGAGTCCGCCTAGGCGTCCTCGAAACCACCGCCCGCGTCCAGGGCTGGGAGTTGCGCTGCTACCCAAGCACGGTCGCCAAAGCAAGCGTAGGCGGCTTCCTCGGCGGAGGCTCCGGAGGAATCGGCTCCATCAGCCACGGCGGCTTGCGCGACTTCGGCACCGTCCGCGCCCTCGAAGTCATCACCATGGAGCCTCAACCCCGCATCCTCTTCCTCGAAGGCGAAGCGGTCCACGAGGTCCTCCACGCCTGGGGCACGAACGGCGTCATCACAAAGATTTGGCTCGCCCTCACCCCAGCTGTCGAATGGGCCCAGTGCGCCATCGCATTCCCCACCTTCGAAGCAGCCTTCACCTTCAGCGAGCAAATCGCCGCTGATGACAGATGGACTAAGCGCCTCGTCACCACATTCGAGTGGCCCATCCCTTCCACCTTCGCCCCTATCAAGAGCGTCACCCGCGAAGGCAAAGCCCTTATTTTCATAATGATCGCCGCCAGCGAGCTAGCCGACCTCGAAGCCACGGCAACGGCAGCCGGAGGCGAGATCACCCATGCCGCCCCCTACACTGGCCTCCGCACCATTCCACTCCTCTCCGACTACACCTGGAACCACACAACCCTCTGGGCCATGAAGCATGATCCAGCATTCACCTACCTGCAATGCGGCTTCAGCCCAACCGAAGCCCGCTCCCAGTTCGCCCAGCTCAAAGCCAAGTTCGGCGTCGAGATCCTCTTCCACATCGAATGGATGAAAATCGGCACCGGCGCCGTCATCCCCGGATCCATCCCCCTCGTCCGCTACACCACCGAAGCCCGCCTCAACGAGATGATCGACTTCTGCCGCTCGATCGGCGTCAGCGTAGCCAACCCTCATAGCAATAACGTCGAGGGCGGAGGCCGATACCGTCCCGACAACATTCAGCTCCTCACCAAGTACCGCTACGACCCCCGCGGCCTCATGAACCCCGGTAAGATGGTCACCTTCCAGCCAGCCCCGGAAATGAGCCCCAAGGAGTAAGCACCCATGCAGACCTGGATCCCTCCCGCCCGCCAATTCGCCTACCTGACCTGGAAGCAGGTCGAGGCAATCCCCAGGGACGAAGCCCTCCTCATTCTCCCCACCGCCGCCATCGAACAGCACGGGCACCACCTGCCGCTCGCCACCGACACCCTCATCAATAATCTCCTCCTCGGCAAAGCTCTCGCCAAGCTCCCCGCCGAAGCCCACGTCTACGCTCTCCCGCCCGTCTGCTACGGCAAGAGCAACGAGCACCTCGGCTTCCCCGGAACCCTCTCCGTCTCCGCCGCCACCTTCATGGCCGTGCTCCGCGACCTCGGCGCCAGCGTCGCCGCCTCCGGCTTCCGCCGCCTCTGCCTCTACAACACCCACGGCGGCAACTCCTCCCTCGTCGACGTCATGGCCCGCGACCTCCGCGCCGAGTTCAACCTCCGCACCTTCTGCCTCTTCGGATCCGCCGGAGCCCTCTTCACCGGCATCGCCCCCCAGGAAAAGGCATACGGGTTCCACGCCGGCGAGATTGAAACAGCGTTCCTCCTCGCCGCCACCCCAGACCTCGTCCACCCCGACAAATACACGTCCAACTACATCGCGGACCTCGCGGACCCCGACCTTCTGCTTCCCGAAAACGCTTCCGCCACCTTCTCCTGGCTTACCCGCGACATTGCCCCCAGCGGCGTCATGGGAGACCCCCGCCCCGCCACCGCCGAAAACGGCGAAAAGTGGATCGAAGAAGCCGCGACGAAAATCGCCGCAGCCCTCCAGGCCATGCTCGCATTCAAGGAGTTAGTCCCCGCATGAGCACGCCCAAACTCATCGACTGCGGAGCCGGCGTCACCCTCGAACGCGGCGTCCCCATCCGCATGTCCGACGGCATCACCCTCATTGCGGACCACTACTACCCACCCACCCCCGGCCCGAACCCGACGCTCCTCATGCGCCAGCCCTACGGACGCGACATCGCCTCGACGGTCGTCTACGCCCACCCCGTCTGGTTCGCCCGTCACGGCTACAACGTGGTCATCCAGGACGTCCGCGGACGCGGCGACTCCGAAGGCCACTTCTACCCCTTCCGCCACGAGCGCAAGGACGGCGCCGAAACCATCGCCGCCTTGCGCGACCGCACCGAATCGAACGGCAAGTTCGGCATGTACGGCTTCTCTTACCAGGGCATGACCCAGCTCCTTGCTGCCGCCGAAGCCCCCGAAGGCCTACTCTGCATCGCCCCCGCCCAGACCGCCCACGACCTCTACCACGGCTGGTTCTACAGTGGCGGTGCCCTCCGGCTCGCCTCGTCCTTAGGCTGGGGCCTCCAGATGCTCAAGGCCGACGCCCGCCGACGCAACCATCGCGAAGACAGCGACCGCCTCGAACAAGCCTGGGCCAACCTCCCCGCCCAGTACCTCGCCACCCCCTACGCCGCCCACCCTGCAATTCAGGACGAAGACCTCCCCACCTACGTTCGCGACTGGTTCAAACACGACACCCCCGGCGAGTACTGGTCCGCCATGGACGTCAGCCGCTCCATCGACATCGTCAACCTGAACATCCCCGCCCTCCATCTCTCCGGCTGGTACGACACCTACCTCAAGGGCAGTATCGACGGCTTCCGCGCCATGCACCACCACGCCAACCAGTACCTCGTAGCCGGCCCCTGGGTCCACATCCCATGGGGCAACCGCATCGGCCCCGCCGACCTGGGCCCCGAAGCCAACCTCGACACCGATGCCCTCCTCCTCCTCTGGTTCAATCACTGGCTCAAAGACACGAACGAATTCGCCCACGAACCCCGCGTCCGCCACTTCGCCCTCAACGAAAACCGCTGGCACGCCGCCGAATCCTGGCCCACCCCCACTCAAACCCTCTACCTCCACAGCGAAGGCCGCGCCAACTCCAGCAAAGGCGACGGCACCCTAACCTCCATCGCCCCGTCCATCCCCGAAGCCCCGGACCTCTTCAACTACGACCCCGAAGTCCCCGTTATGGCCCCCGGCGGCCCAACAAACACCTCCGGCCCCACCAACCAGGCCGCCGCGGAACTAGGCAATAACCTCCTCACCTACACGACACATCCCCTCGAATATGCCGTCCGCATCTTCGGCACCCCCCAGGTCACCCTCCACGCATCCACCTCCGCCCCCACCTCCGACCTCGTAGCCAAACTCATCTGCGTAAAACCAAACGGCGACGCCACCTTCCTCTGCATAGGCATCCTACGCAGCCGCCACACCCCCGACATCCCTCACCTCTGGGCCTTCGACCTCGACCCCACCTCCTGCCTCTTCGCCACCGGCGACCGCATCCGCCTCGAAATCGCCAGCTCTGCCTACCCCCTCTTCGACCGCAATCCCAACAACCACACCCCACCCCGCCTCGCCGACTCATGGAACTGGCAGCGCTCCACCCAGACCCTCTTCCACGATCCCGCCCGCCCCTCCGCCCTCCACCTCCCAGTGATCCCCGCATGACCAAACCCGACCGCATCCCAGCCATCCTCCTCGACAGAGTCACCAAGCGTTACGCCGAAGCCCCACCCGTCCTCGAAAACCTCTCCACGACGATCAAGCCCGGCGAGTTCGTCAGCATCATCGGCCCCTCCGGCTGCGGCAAATCCACCCTCCTCAAGCTCGTCTCCGGCCTCAGCCCCACTACCTCCGGCTCCATCGCCGTCGACGGCATGACCCCCGCCAAGGCCCGCGAGATCGTCTCCTTCATCTTCCAGGACCCCACCCTCCTCCCCTGGCGCACAGTCACCCGCAACATCGAACTCGGCCTCGAACTCGAAGGCGTCGCCCGCGAACGCCGCCAGGCCACCGTCGCCGGTCTCCTCACCCTCGTCGGCCTCGAGCACGTCGCGAAATCCTATCCCCGCCAGCTCTCAGGCGGCATGAAGATGCGCGTCTCCATCGCCCGCGCCCTCGCCAGCAACCCCAAGGTCCTGCTCCTCGACGAGCCCTTCGCCGCCCTCGACGAGATGACCCGCGACCGCATGAACGAGGAGCTCATCCGCCTGTACCTTGAGCGCGCGTGGACCGTTTTGTTTGTCACCCACTCGGTCGCCGAAGCCGTCTTTCTCTCCAGCCGTATCCTTGTCCTCGCCCCGCACCCAGGACGCCTCGCCCACGACATCCCGATCGACTTGCCCTTCCCCCGTACTCCCGAACTCCGCCGCTCCGAGCTCTTCGACCGCGTCGTAGCCCAGGTTTCTCGAACGCTCCGGGAGGTTGAGGCGTCATGAAACGCACCGGCACTGCCCTCGCTTCCGCCCTTGGCCTCTTCGCCGCACTCCTTCTCCTCTGGCTTGCCGTCATTCGTATCTTCGCGATCCAGACGTATATCCTGCCCACGCCGCTCCAGGTAGCCAAGGCGGGAGCCGAGCGCTTTCCGTCGCTCCTTACCTCGCTCAGCATTACCGCCGAAGCTGCCGCCGGAGGCCTGCTCGCCGCCATCCTCGTCGGGGTTCTCGTCTCCCTGCTCTTCGCGCAGTCCCGTTGGGTCCGCCGGATGTTCTATCCCTACACGATCCTTCTCCAGACGGTTCCCATCATCGCCATCGCGCCGCTCATCATCATGTGGGTCGGCCACAGCGTCTTCTCCGTCGGCCTGATCGCCTTCATCATCTGCCTCGCGCCCATTATCGCGAACACCACCCAGGGCCTCATCTCGGTCGATCGCAATATGGTCGACCTATTCCTCATGAGTAAGGCCTCCCGCGCCCAAATCCTCCTCAAGCTTCGCCTGCCCCACGCCATGCCATCCCTCTTCTCCGGTATCCGCATCTCAAGTGGTATCGCCGTCATCGGGGCCCTCACCGGAGAACTCTTTGCCGGATCGGCTCGTGTCGGCGTCGGGGGTATCGGATACGCCATCCAATACGCCAGTTCCCAGCTCGAAACGGACTACCTCTTCGCCCTCGTTGCCGCAGCCACTTTCCTTGGCTTCACCTTTTTCTTCACCGTCATGTTCCTCGAGTGGTATTTCCTGCACCAATGGCACGAGTCCGCACGAACTGCCGACGCCGAATAACCCAGGCCCCTCAAGAGAAAGAACGACCACGACATGCTACGACTCGAAACGGAAACCGGTTTCTGGCTGATCACCCACCCCGACCACGCCCACCTCGCCGCCGCCTTCGCCACGCACTGGGGTAACGACCTCTTCCTCCCCCCGAGTCCCCGCTCCAACGTCCTTCACGGCATTGAGGTACACGACGACGGCTGGATTGCCCGCGACGCTCGTCCGCAGGTTACTCGGGCCGGCAAACCATCCGCCTTCTCGAGCGACCTCGTCGGCAAGTACTCGGCCTTCGAAGAGATCGACCTCGCCGACTACCTCGCCGTTCGTGAATCCGCCGTCCAACAGGTTGAGGCCGTCGATCCGTACGCAGCGCTTCTCGTGTCCATGCATACGTACAACCTATTGACTGCGCGCGCCGACCGCTCGACCATCGCACCCGAGCACCTTCCACTTCTAGACGCCTTCCTCGAACGCCAGAAGCAGCGCCAGCAAGCCCTTCGCAAGGGCATTTGCGCCGATCCGCAGTTCCTACCAGCCGACGTCACCGACGAGGCCTTCCTCAACAACTTCCGCCTGCTCCAGGCCACCGACAATCTCTCCCTGCTAAGCAGTGTTGACTACTCGCAGCCAGCCACGCTGCTCCACCCGCTTCCGGCAATCGGAGACACCGAGCGCGAGATCAGGGTAACCCCGATTGGCCCAAGACAATTCCGGCTCGATCCGTATCCCTTCGATTCCTCAAGCCTCACCTTCCCGTTACCCGCCCGTCACGTATCCGGCCATACCTTCGCAGGCGCCGATCAACTCACGGCCCTGTATCAGAGCGCTCCGGTCGAGCAACTCGAGGTTGCCGTCACAGCCTGAAAGCTCTTAGGAAAGCAACGAAACGTGCGCCGCGACGATTCTCCAGCCTTCCGGAAGCCGAACCCAGACCTGGCTCTGCCGTCCCCGCACTGTCTTCGCCGGTGTCTCTCGCGAGAACTCCAGCGTGACGCTTCCGAAGTCTGTGCCAAACGTTACGATGTCCAGCCGGGTCACCGTCCGCGCCAGCCCCGCGGCCGGCCTCGCCTTCCGAAAGGCCTCAATCTCATCCATTCCGTAGAGATTCTCTCCGGCGCCAAACCGCATCGCGAACTCCGAATCCCAGAACATCCGCGTGAGCGTTGCGACATCGTTCTCCATCAGGGCCTTTTCATACGCTGGGTATAGCGACGTGAGTTCCGCAAGCATGTCGGGATCGTTGATCGTCAAAACAACCTCCTCTCCGGCAGAACACTCTTCGCGATCGCCGCGCTCACCGTCACCATCGGCCGGTTCACGACCTGGCTCAACCTCAGTTTCATCGCGACGCTGCACAGCAGGTAAGCCTGCACCGGCTCGAAGCCCCAGCGATCGACCAGAAGATCCACCAACCGGCTCGTTGCCGTCTGGGCTGTCGTCAGTGCTTCGATCCCCGACTCGACCACGATCCACTCCGGCCCATCCTCACCCCGCCGCGCCGCCGACTCGACCATCGGTCCAGCCAGATGTCTCTGTTTGTGCAGCCCAAGGCGTAGCGTTACGTCCGCCGGGCACTCCATTCCATTGATGCAGACCTCTCCATCTCCCTGCGCCGCATGAGCGTCACCGGCTGAAAAGAGCCCACCCTCGACCATCACGGGGAGATACAGCGTGGCGCCGGCGCTCAACTCCCGAACATCCATGTTCCCGCCAAACGCCCCCGGAGGCCGTGTCCGGAATGCCCCCATCTCCGCCTGAGCCAGACCCATCACCCCGCAGAACGGCCGCAGCGGAACGACGGCAGGAGCAAGCGAGGTCGAGACATCCCCATCGAGCTTCCACTCGAAGAAGTACGGCTCGGTGAACCGCCCATCGAGAAACCCAAGTCCGGCTATCACGCTCGACCACGCCCATCCCTTGTGCGCGACCTCGAGCACATCCACCTGCAGCACATCCCCCGGCTGCGCTCCCTCGATGGCGATCGGCCCCGTCAGCGCATGAATCTTCATCCGGTCGATCGCCAGAAAGTCGGCCAGCGTGAATCCGGGCCTCACCTGTGCCCCGCTTGAATCCACGCACTCCATGTGGACCACATCCCCCGGCGCGATCATAAGCCGGGGAGCGAGGTCCCGGTTCCACACCGAATGCGTCGGCTGAGCCCCGAGGGTGTGTTCTCTGGCCGAGCTCAAATCGCAACCACCATCTGCACCTCGACCAGCGCATTCCTCGGCAGCGCGCTCACCCCGATCGCCGCTCGCACATGCCGTCCTGCGTCCCCGAATACCTCGACCAGCAAGTCGGAGGCCCCATTGATGATCTTCGGAGGATCGGGGAAGCCAGGCACCGCGTTCACATACCCGTTCACGCTGACGACTTCCTTCACAAGGTCGAGCGATCCCAGGTGTCGCCGGAGTACCGCGAGATGTTGCAGCGTACACGCCCTCGCCGCACCATAGCCGTCCTCGATCGTACGATCCGCTCCGGCTGTCCCGGCGATCAGACCGCTTTCATCCTTCGAAATAACCCCGGACAGGTAAACAAGGCTTCCCACTGTCTTCGCCGGAATG
This genomic window from Granulicella sibirica contains:
- the hpxZ gene encoding oxalurate catabolism protein HpxZ — encoded protein: MTINDPDMLAELTSLYPAYEKALMENDVATLTRMFWDSEFAMRFGAGENLYGMDEIEAFRKARPAAGLARTVTRLDIVTFGTDFGSVTLEFSRETPAKTVRGRQSQVWVRLPEGWRIVAAHVSLLS
- a CDS encoding acetamidase/formamidase family protein, with protein sequence MSSAREHTLGAQPTHSVWNRDLAPRLMIAPGDVVHMECVDSSGAQVRPGFTLADFLAIDRMKIHALTGPIAIEGAQPGDVLQVDVLEVAHKGWAWSSVIAGLGFLDGRFTEPYFFEWKLDGDVSTSLAPAVVPLRPFCGVMGLAQAEMGAFRTRPPGAFGGNMDVRELSAGATLYLPVMVEGGLFSAGDAHAAQGDGEVCINGMECPADVTLRLGLHKQRHLAGPMVESAARRGEDGPEWIVVESGIEALTTAQTATSRLVDLLVDRWGFEPVQAYLLCSVAMKLRLSQVVNRPMVTVSAAIAKSVLPERRLF
- a CDS encoding RidA family protein — encoded protein: MSAEKAILDAGLVLPELPAAGGNYIPAKTVGSLVYLSGVISKDESGLIAGTAGADRTIEDGYGAARACTLQHLAVLRRHLGSLDLVKEVVSVNGYVNAVPGFPDPPKIINGASDLLVEVFGDAGRHVRAAIGVSALPRNALVEVQMVVAI